A genomic region of Rhodohalobacter sp. 614A contains the following coding sequences:
- a CDS encoding MBL fold metallo-hydrolase, producing MQIGEFTVEQLSEGFFELFEDGTFQKMEPSRLDNLKDDPNIGKFTSAIGIDPLLIQTKEKNIIVDPGLGWGLDAGSSYRNTSNIVTNLDIFELTPEDIDIVILTHLHFDHAAGISYVSDDLSTLPTFPNARYFVHREEWEYALSQIDQENKLPGAGYKLDEIYKLVAEKRLHFIEEEIFSPIEGILTIKTGGHTPGHLVVKMKSNEEVAYFMGDLVPTEYHLNHYSMKQVDTDAIQSKKAKTLLLRQALKENAVMFFYHSLFRKSGQLSRDQHKKYILLNP from the coding sequence ATGCAGATTGGAGAATTTACCGTTGAACAGCTGAGCGAAGGTTTCTTTGAACTATTTGAAGATGGAACCTTTCAAAAAATGGAGCCTTCGCGGCTGGACAACCTCAAAGATGATCCAAATATCGGCAAATTTACCTCAGCGATAGGAATTGATCCTCTTCTGATTCAAACAAAAGAGAAAAACATTATTGTAGATCCCGGCCTGGGATGGGGATTGGATGCAGGAAGCAGCTATAGAAATACATCCAATATCGTTACCAATCTCGATATTTTTGAGCTCACTCCGGAAGATATCGATATCGTTATTTTAACCCATCTTCATTTCGATCATGCTGCCGGAATATCCTATGTATCAGATGATTTATCAACGCTGCCAACTTTTCCAAATGCACGATATTTTGTGCATCGGGAGGAATGGGAATATGCTCTCTCCCAGATTGATCAGGAAAATAAACTCCCGGGAGCCGGCTATAAACTGGACGAAATCTATAAACTTGTAGCCGAAAAAAGACTTCATTTTATAGAAGAAGAGATTTTTTCTCCAATTGAAGGAATTCTTACGATTAAGACAGGCGGACACACTCCCGGACATTTGGTTGTTAAAATGAAAAGCAATGAGGAAGTCGCTTATTTTATGGGAGATCTGGTTCCCACAGAATATCATCTGAATCACTATTCGATGAAGCAGGTGGATACGGATGCTATTCAATCAAAAAAGGCTAAAACGCTTTTGCTCAGGCAGGCCTTGAAAGAGAATGCTGTCATGTTTTTCTACCATTCACTTTTTAGAAAATCAGGTCAATTATCAAGAGATCAGCACAAGAAATATATTTTACTCAATCCCTGA
- the sppA gene encoding signal peptide peptidase SppA has product MQFFKTFLASVLGTLIGVTILVLIFFAFLASSSSQPEPYIRSNTVLKINLSGDIPMRVPYDPVQELLNPAMMNQVSVTGLKQNLKKAASDDNIPGIWIEANNVVASWANLETVMQDLKDFKESGKFIYFSTDDIGMNEKAYYLATAADSIFSPPETMFQFSGFAAQLTFYRELLDKIGVEPEMLRAGRYKSVVEPYLRDSSSPEYREQINEILASYSATFVDAVSERTGKTPIEINAMINTPPINRLQFAVENGLIDSLAYTDEVANIIKQRIGVEVDEDLKTVTYSRYNRVSDSSVGIDVIDSSDKIAVIYASGMILPEIAESPFATNTGITAGDFKEQLDDALEDDDIKSIVIHIDSPGGAATTSDILWHYVKEAAAKKPVVASMGTVAASGGYYMAMGADTVLAGPNTITGSIGVANMIFNVEELMEEHLGIHYETLKTHEYADLFDFTDPLSEQEQDIFEANIDQSYQTFLSVVAENRGMTVDQVHEVAQGRVYTGQNALEVGLVDAIGDIDDALRIAAEMGGIKEYNIETYPKKQDLFEAFFGGANAQMKSWMLGWVPSDIQSDVNDVNNILQQKGVQHWTILPYKIDS; this is encoded by the coding sequence ATGCAATTTTTTAAAACGTTTCTTGCCTCAGTTTTGGGCACGCTCATCGGGGTGACTATTCTTGTTCTGATATTTTTTGCTTTTCTTGCCAGCAGTTCATCTCAGCCTGAACCCTATATCCGTTCAAATACGGTTTTAAAGATAAACTTGTCTGGAGATATTCCAATGCGGGTTCCATACGATCCCGTACAAGAGTTGCTCAATCCTGCCATGATGAACCAGGTATCTGTGACCGGTCTCAAGCAAAACCTGAAAAAAGCGGCATCTGATGATAATATTCCCGGAATTTGGATTGAGGCGAATAACGTGGTTGCTTCCTGGGCTAATCTTGAAACCGTTATGCAAGATTTGAAAGATTTTAAAGAGAGCGGCAAATTCATCTATTTCAGTACAGACGATATTGGAATGAATGAAAAAGCGTACTATTTAGCTACAGCTGCAGACAGTATTTTCTCGCCGCCGGAAACCATGTTCCAGTTTAGTGGATTTGCAGCCCAGCTTACGTTCTACAGAGAATTACTTGATAAGATTGGTGTTGAACCGGAAATGCTTCGGGCGGGCCGGTATAAGTCTGTGGTGGAACCATATTTGAGAGACTCCAGCTCTCCAGAGTACCGGGAACAGATCAATGAAATTCTTGCTTCTTACTCTGCAACATTTGTGGATGCGGTGAGTGAGCGAACCGGAAAAACTCCAATCGAAATTAACGCAATGATAAATACACCTCCGATTAACCGGCTTCAGTTTGCAGTTGAAAATGGATTGATAGATTCGCTTGCATACACTGATGAAGTCGCTAATATCATTAAACAACGAATAGGCGTTGAAGTTGATGAAGATTTAAAAACCGTCACTTACAGCCGATACAACCGGGTTTCAGACAGCAGTGTGGGTATCGACGTTATTGACTCATCCGATAAAATCGCCGTCATTTATGCTTCCGGAATGATTTTACCGGAGATTGCGGAATCCCCCTTTGCGACCAATACCGGAATTACTGCCGGAGATTTCAAAGAACAACTTGATGACGCTTTGGAAGATGATGACATCAAGTCAATTGTTATTCACATCGATAGTCCGGGTGGCGCTGCTACCACTTCAGACATTCTCTGGCACTACGTAAAAGAAGCGGCAGCAAAGAAACCGGTCGTTGCTTCGATGGGAACCGTTGCTGCCTCAGGCGGATATTACATGGCTATGGGCGCAGATACAGTATTAGCAGGTCCTAATACAATTACCGGATCAATCGGTGTTGCCAACATGATTTTCAACGTCGAAGAATTGATGGAAGAACATCTCGGCATTCATTACGAAACATTGAAAACACATGAGTATGCCGATCTTTTTGATTTTACTGATCCATTGAGTGAACAAGAACAGGATATCTTTGAGGCTAATATTGACCAAAGCTATCAGACTTTTTTAAGTGTTGTAGCTGAAAACAGAGGGATGACTGTGGATCAGGTTCATGAAGTTGCCCAGGGACGTGTTTATACAGGTCAGAATGCTCTGGAAGTAGGGCTTGTGGATGCCATCGGAGATATTGACGATGCCCTCAGAATTGCCGCAGAAATGGGTGGAATTAAGGAGTATAACATCGAGACTTATCCCAAAAAACAAGATCTTTTTGAAGCTTTCTTTGGAGGAGCCAATGCCCAGATGAAATCCTGGATGTTGGGTTGGGTTCCTTCAGATATTCAGTCTGATGTTAATGATGTAAATAATATCCTCCAGCAAAAAGGAGTTCAGCATTGGACAATCCTTCCATATAAAATCGATTCTTAA
- a CDS encoding phytoene desaturase family protein yields MQKFDALIIGSGHNGLITACYLAKAGYKVGILERRDTIGGAVCTETMFKSPENPNGFRMDIGSSVHIMIHQTGIIEELGLANYGLEYIEMDPFMSYPVPDGKGVIHFFKDLDRTLNSISKVAPEDVSNYKDFIDFWGRINRHVLKAFMNPPTGKNIVTEMIKGQIKNGAMFKKGEQMDGLQKILGSYGKVVEDSFESPYMKAALTWFAAQSGPLPDQSATGDFAGWQAMLHESGAKHPRGGSGMLTQAMAAFIKDHGGEIFTDHAVKKIDIKNGKAVGVITKDDEYFSGNLIVSNAHVQTTILKMVGRENLDRSLFKKVENISVGNGFGMVIRCAVEELPEYTAAPNDPHIHNGMQLLAPSTDYMNRAIGDYIKKRPPENPAVLAMTFSKIDPDVAKDGKHTLFGWAQWHPYELSDGKHWDDIREREAEKIYSVVEKYAPNMKGKLIDWYIQSPLDIERKHGLLRGNVMHVEMNFDQMFMFRPIPEMSRYETPIENLYLSSASCHPGGGVFGAAGYNAAQVILSKRKKRFFGVST; encoded by the coding sequence ATGCAAAAGTTTGATGCACTTATCATTGGATCAGGCCATAACGGTCTTATTACAGCTTGTTATCTGGCAAAGGCAGGATATAAAGTTGGAATTTTGGAGCGGCGGGATACTATCGGTGGTGCCGTGTGTACGGAAACGATGTTCAAATCACCTGAGAATCCCAACGGTTTTCGAATGGATATTGGTTCTTCGGTTCATATTATGATTCATCAAACCGGAATTATTGAAGAATTAGGTTTGGCCAACTACGGACTTGAGTACATTGAGATGGATCCGTTTATGAGCTACCCGGTTCCTGATGGAAAAGGTGTGATCCATTTTTTCAAGGATCTGGACCGAACCCTTAATTCCATTTCAAAAGTGGCTCCTGAAGATGTATCAAATTATAAAGATTTTATTGATTTCTGGGGACGAATCAACCGCCATGTTTTGAAGGCGTTTATGAATCCACCGACCGGCAAAAATATTGTAACGGAGATGATCAAGGGCCAAATTAAGAACGGAGCCATGTTCAAAAAAGGAGAGCAGATGGACGGCCTTCAAAAAATTCTTGGGAGCTATGGCAAAGTGGTTGAGGATTCATTTGAAAGCCCCTATATGAAAGCTGCGTTGACGTGGTTTGCCGCACAGTCCGGGCCGCTTCCGGATCAGTCTGCCACAGGTGATTTTGCAGGATGGCAGGCCATGCTTCATGAAAGCGGGGCCAAACACCCGAGAGGCGGAAGCGGGATGTTAACACAGGCGATGGCGGCTTTCATTAAAGATCATGGGGGAGAAATTTTCACAGATCACGCCGTTAAAAAAATTGACATCAAAAATGGAAAGGCTGTTGGAGTCATTACTAAAGATGATGAGTACTTTTCCGGTAACCTGATTGTATCGAATGCTCATGTTCAGACCACAATACTGAAAATGGTTGGGCGTGAAAATCTGGACCGTTCATTGTTTAAAAAAGTAGAAAATATCAGCGTTGGAAATGGATTTGGAATGGTAATTCGTTGTGCGGTTGAGGAGTTGCCGGAATATACCGCGGCTCCGAATGATCCTCATATCCACAACGGTATGCAACTTTTGGCGCCTTCTACGGACTATATGAACAGGGCAATTGGTGATTACATAAAGAAACGTCCGCCCGAAAATCCGGCTGTTCTGGCAATGACGTTCTCAAAGATAGATCCCGACGTGGCAAAGGATGGAAAGCATACGTTGTTTGGCTGGGCGCAATGGCATCCGTATGAATTATCCGATGGCAAGCACTGGGATGACATTCGGGAACGGGAAGCCGAAAAAATTTACTCGGTAGTAGAAAAATATGCTCCAAATATGAAAGGAAAGCTGATTGATTGGTATATTCAGTCTCCTTTAGATATTGAAAGAAAACACGGATTACTTCGCGGCAATGTGATGCATGTTGAGATGAATTTTGACCAAATGTTTATGTTTCGGCCCATTCCTGAAATGAGCCGGTATGAAACACCGATTGAGAATTTATATCTGTCCAGTGCGTCTTGCCATCCGGGTGGTGGAGTGTTTGGCGCTGCCGGGTATAATGCCGCACAAGTAATTCTGAGTAAACGCAAAAAAAGATTTTTCGGAGTATCCACTTGA
- the alr gene encoding alanine racemase, whose amino-acid sequence MSAISKNIQSIKNKSGNKKILAVVKCDAYSHHAVRVASRIENQVDWLAVANVDEGIELRMGGIKKPILVLGVPTYKNAAAYQTHNLTATVSHRTHFSILMDGTSYHINFDTGMGRLGFVPEQAEEVRQLAVANQRLICSGIYSHYATSDDPGSDYVQTQHERFVKILDHFGEIPLVHMSNTGAVANYPNLNHFDMIRTGLGMLGYNPGETRHDWLEPALTWKSTIAQVRPIKKGDVVSYSSTWMCPEDGYLATIPVGYGDGIPRSLSNKLKVNIGGKLYPQVGNVTMDYIMIYLGEDQIPTEQEVILMGKNGWTAHDWADQGKTNVHEIMTNIQGRVLRRFIDS is encoded by the coding sequence TTGTCTGCAATTTCAAAGAACATCCAGTCCATTAAAAACAAATCCGGCAACAAGAAAATTTTAGCAGTTGTGAAGTGCGATGCTTATAGCCACCATGCTGTAAGAGTCGCTTCCCGTATTGAAAATCAGGTTGATTGGCTGGCCGTAGCAAACGTGGATGAAGGAATTGAACTTCGAATGGGAGGAATCAAAAAGCCGATATTGGTTTTGGGGGTTCCGACTTATAAAAATGCTGCCGCTTACCAAACGCATAATTTAACTGCAACGGTCAGTCACAGAACTCATTTTTCCATTTTGATGGACGGCACTTCTTATCACATCAATTTTGACACAGGGATGGGAAGGCTTGGGTTTGTACCTGAACAGGCAGAAGAAGTCAGGCAACTAGCTGTGGCAAATCAGCGATTAATTTGCAGCGGAATCTATTCACATTATGCAACGTCAGATGATCCCGGATCGGATTATGTACAAACTCAACATGAGCGGTTCGTCAAAATTCTGGACCATTTTGGCGAAATTCCATTGGTTCATATGAGTAATACGGGTGCCGTAGCTAACTATCCGAATCTTAATCATTTTGACATGATCAGAACGGGTCTTGGCATGCTTGGGTATAATCCCGGGGAAACCCGTCATGACTGGCTGGAGCCGGCTTTAACCTGGAAATCAACCATCGCTCAGGTTCGTCCTATAAAAAAAGGAGATGTGGTTAGTTATTCCTCAACGTGGATGTGCCCGGAAGACGGGTATCTTGCTACCATTCCTGTTGGCTACGGAGATGGAATTCCACGCTCGCTAAGCAATAAACTGAAAGTGAATATCGGTGGAAAATTATATCCCCAGGTTGGAAATGTAACGATGGATTACATCATGATTTACTTAGGTGAAGACCAGATCCCAACGGAACAAGAAGTTATTCTGATGGGGAAAAATGGATGGACAGCACATGACTGGGCTGATCAGGGAAAGACCAACGTCCATGAAATTATGACGAATATCCAGGGGAGAGTTTTACGCCGTTTTATCGACTCTTAG
- a CDS encoding FKBP-type peptidyl-prolyl cis-trans isomerase — protein MQLSRISILSIFLFLFIIVVSCDTSDPYRFEPPDYSTVPEAFDTTNVESVDIYEGVKVYLHEEGFGPFEVNHISSINAYLTLRTESGAVIFSTFADGQSSPVNISIANSDGQGIIVQNPYDIFVTHTPGFQRGLLGMKDGEKRTIVVSPDQGFKAVPSNNRTSQYVEETLIYDILITDIGPTKSR, from the coding sequence ATGCAACTGTCCCGAATTTCAATTTTATCAATATTTCTTTTCCTTTTTATTATTGTTGTTTCTTGTGATACGAGTGACCCTTATCGATTTGAACCGCCGGATTACTCCACCGTTCCGGAAGCTTTTGATACTACCAATGTTGAATCAGTTGATATCTATGAAGGTGTAAAAGTTTACCTGCATGAAGAAGGGTTTGGTCCCTTTGAAGTAAATCACATATCCAGTATTAATGCTTATCTGACACTCAGAACTGAGTCTGGTGCTGTTATATTTAGTACTTTTGCGGATGGACAATCTTCACCTGTTAACATATCAATAGCCAATTCCGATGGGCAGGGAATAATCGTACAAAACCCATATGATATTTTTGTGACACATACTCCCGGCTTTCAGCGTGGATTACTTGGTATGAAAGATGGAGAAAAACGCACGATTGTCGTGTCACCCGATCAAGGATTTAAAGCTGTTCCTTCAAATAACCGGACTTCACAATATGTGGAAGAAACGCTTATTTATGATATTCTTATCACAGATATAGGTCCTACTAAGAGTCGATAA
- the tatC gene encoding twin-arginine translocase subunit TatC, giving the protein MSESTDSSNRSIMGAILPKAQPPKKDPTASMSFLDHLEELRWRILKGLAGVVGGVVIAFIFSDFFINEFILGPAKTDFFMYRIMPIEPVALELISRRLPGQFFTYWGTLIIIGIIIGAPLFIYQLWAFIEPALESGEKLKTFFNSMFITFFFLLGVAFGYLILVPFAVQFFTQFVIADFISNEFDINEYFTSVAVWTLACGVIFQLPVISWFLSKVGLVNPEAMRKFRRHAIVGALILAAFLTPPDPVSQVMIAVPIILLYQLSILLSRIASRKRKKDMEAAFTNES; this is encoded by the coding sequence ATGAGCGAATCTACAGACAGTTCCAATAGAAGTATAATGGGCGCTATTCTTCCCAAGGCGCAGCCTCCAAAAAAAGATCCAACCGCATCAATGTCTTTCCTGGATCATCTTGAAGAGCTTCGATGGAGAATTTTAAAAGGTCTTGCCGGGGTTGTGGGTGGTGTTGTTATCGCTTTTATTTTTTCTGATTTTTTTATCAATGAGTTCATCCTCGGTCCGGCAAAAACGGACTTTTTCATGTACCGGATTATGCCCATTGAACCAGTAGCACTCGAACTGATTTCGAGACGCCTTCCGGGACAGTTTTTCACCTACTGGGGAACACTAATCATTATTGGCATCATTATCGGCGCTCCTCTCTTTATTTACCAGTTGTGGGCGTTTATAGAACCAGCACTTGAATCCGGTGAAAAGCTCAAGACCTTTTTCAATTCCATGTTCATCACCTTTTTCTTTTTGCTTGGTGTTGCTTTTGGTTATCTGATTCTTGTTCCTTTTGCCGTTCAGTTTTTTACCCAATTTGTGATTGCAGACTTCATTTCCAACGAGTTTGATATCAATGAATACTTTACATCCGTTGCCGTTTGGACACTGGCTTGCGGTGTAATCTTCCAGTTACCGGTAATCAGTTGGTTTCTCTCAAAAGTTGGATTGGTGAATCCTGAAGCAATGAGAAAATTCCGCCGGCACGCTATTGTTGGCGCACTGATACTTGCTGCTTTTTTAACTCCGCCAGACCCTGTTTCCCAGGTAATGATTGCGGTGCCGATTATTCTTCTGTATCAACTTTCTATCTTACTTAGCAGAATTGCCAGCAGAAAACGCAAGAAAGACATGGAAGCTGCGTTCACTAATGAGTCTTAG
- the glyA gene encoding serine hydroxymethyltransferase produces the protein MDVLKNQDPELYAYIQQETERENNNFELIASENFVSRAVISAMGTVLTNKYAEGYPGKRYYGGCEHVDKIEDLARERAKKLFDADWVNVQPHSGASANAAVYLAFMNPGDTLLGLDLSHGGHLTHGSPVNFSGIQYHPEFYGVEKDTGRIDLDKVRDKAKAVKPKMISIGASAYPRDFDYQAFRDIADEVGAFLWMDMAHTAGLIATDLLNDPLPYCDVVSTTTHKTLRGPRGGMILVGNDGENKLGVTARKSGRVKNTSEVLDSAVFPGSQGGPLMHVIAAKAVAFGEALQPEFKEYQQQIQKNAKHMADEFKNLGYNLVSDGTDNHLILVDLRNKNLTGKIAEESLDKAGITVNKNMVPFDTESPFVTSGIRLGSPALTTRGFKEQQFSDVVKLIDTVLQNPNNESTLETVKQEVQAICKEFPLYDFVEA, from the coding sequence ATGGATGTATTGAAAAACCAGGATCCTGAACTCTACGCATATATTCAGCAGGAAACTGAAAGAGAAAACAACAACTTTGAACTCATTGCATCCGAAAATTTTGTGTCCCGCGCTGTAATCTCGGCAATGGGTACCGTGCTTACCAATAAATATGCAGAAGGCTATCCGGGAAAACGATATTACGGTGGCTGCGAACATGTAGACAAAATTGAAGATCTGGCCCGTGAACGTGCAAAAAAATTGTTTGATGCCGATTGGGTGAATGTACAGCCGCACTCGGGAGCATCAGCCAATGCTGCTGTTTACCTGGCTTTTATGAATCCCGGCGATACACTTTTAGGATTGGATCTTTCGCATGGAGGCCACCTTACACATGGTTCACCGGTAAATTTTTCCGGCATCCAATATCATCCGGAATTCTATGGAGTTGAAAAAGATACAGGCAGAATTGACCTGGACAAAGTTCGGGATAAGGCAAAAGCAGTGAAACCGAAAATGATATCTATTGGAGCCAGTGCTTATCCACGGGATTTTGATTACCAGGCTTTCCGCGACATTGCCGATGAAGTAGGAGCCTTTTTATGGATGGATATGGCTCACACCGCAGGCCTTATAGCAACCGATCTTTTGAATGATCCTCTGCCCTACTGTGATGTAGTTTCAACTACCACACACAAAACACTTCGAGGCCCAAGAGGCGGAATGATCCTGGTTGGAAACGACGGAGAAAATAAACTGGGAGTTACCGCCAGAAAATCAGGACGTGTGAAAAACACCAGCGAAGTTTTAGACTCCGCTGTATTCCCTGGATCGCAAGGCGGACCTTTAATGCATGTGATCGCAGCAAAAGCTGTAGCCTTTGGTGAAGCATTACAACCCGAGTTCAAAGAATATCAGCAGCAAATTCAAAAAAATGCCAAACACATGGCCGATGAGTTTAAGAATCTCGGTTATAATTTAGTGAGTGATGGTACGGATAATCACTTGATTCTGGTTGATTTGAGGAATAAGAATCTAACAGGAAAAATTGCAGAAGAGTCGTTGGACAAAGCAGGAATCACCGTTAATAAAAACATGGTTCCTTTTGATACGGAAAGTCCGTTTGTAACATCGGGAATCCGTTTGGGATCGCCTGCGCTCACAACCCGTGGTTTTAAAGAACAACAATTCTCTGATGTGGTGAAATTGATTGACACCGTTCTTCAAAATCCCAATAATGAATCCACGCTCGAAACCGTTAAACAAGAGGTTCAGGCAATCTGCAAAGAATTTCCACTCTATGATTTCGTTGAGGCATAA
- the rpiB gene encoding ribose 5-phosphate isomerase B, with product MIVPIASDHAGFEAKEITKKILKKMGHMPIDFGTHSKDSVDYPDFAIQVAEKINSGEHDSGILLCGSGQGMCMTANKFNKVRAALVYSPEVAKLSRQHNNANIICIPGRELNEEEIEKILTAWFTSDFEGGRHERRINKIQSVIEQK from the coding sequence ATGATTGTACCGATTGCAAGTGATCACGCCGGTTTCGAAGCAAAAGAGATTACCAAAAAGATTCTCAAGAAAATGGGACACATGCCAATAGATTTTGGTACCCATTCCAAAGACTCGGTTGATTACCCTGATTTTGCAATCCAGGTGGCTGAAAAGATTAATTCCGGTGAGCACGACTCCGGCATATTATTGTGTGGCAGTGGACAGGGAATGTGCATGACCGCTAATAAATTCAATAAGGTTCGTGCGGCTTTGGTTTATTCACCTGAAGTTGCTAAACTCTCGCGGCAACATAACAATGCCAATATCATTTGCATACCCGGCAGGGAGTTGAATGAAGAAGAAATTGAAAAGATACTTACCGCTTGGTTCACTTCAGATTTTGAAGGCGGCCGGCACGAACGCAGAATCAATAAAATTCAATCAGTAATTGAGCAAAAATAG
- a CDS encoding alpha/beta fold hydrolase has protein sequence MLFTKKYLNSPEKDWVVFIHGAGGSSAIWFKQVKAYSEEFNVLLVDLRGHGKSKEMSSLEAYYKEKYTFKTVSKDVVDTLNKNGINRAHFVGVSLGTIIIRTIAEMEPDRVISAVMCGAITRLNIRSRILVWLGHTFKKIVPFMWLYRLFAWIIMPKKNHEESRLLFVREAKSLARKEFLKWFRLTYDVNPLLRHFKEKEMEAPTLYVMGEEDHMFLPPVKKMIQEFDHSYLTIIEGSGHVVNVERPDEFNDVSLEFLVNHKRYLQQSA, from the coding sequence ATGCTTTTTACAAAGAAATATCTCAATTCACCCGAAAAAGACTGGGTTGTTTTTATACACGGTGCGGGTGGCTCTTCAGCCATTTGGTTCAAGCAGGTGAAGGCTTACAGCGAAGAATTCAATGTTCTTCTGGTGGATTTACGCGGGCATGGAAAATCCAAAGAGATGAGTTCTCTTGAGGCATATTATAAAGAGAAATATACGTTTAAAACCGTCAGTAAAGATGTTGTAGATACGCTCAATAAAAATGGTATTAATCGGGCTCATTTTGTGGGGGTTTCACTTGGAACAATCATCATCAGAACAATTGCAGAAATGGAACCCGACCGTGTAATTTCTGCGGTGATGTGCGGAGCTATAACGCGTCTTAACATTCGATCGAGAATTTTGGTTTGGCTGGGACATACCTTCAAAAAAATAGTTCCATTTATGTGGCTTTACAGGCTTTTCGCATGGATCATTATGCCGAAAAAAAATCACGAAGAGTCACGCCTTCTTTTTGTGAGGGAAGCTAAAAGCCTGGCTCGTAAGGAGTTCTTAAAATGGTTTCGGTTGACGTATGATGTGAATCCGCTTTTGAGGCATTTTAAAGAAAAAGAGATGGAAGCGCCCACACTTTACGTCATGGGAGAGGAAGATCATATGTTCCTCCCTCCTGTCAAAAAGATGATCCAGGAGTTTGATCACTCTTATCTAACCATTATTGAAGGAAGCGGACACGTGGTAAACGTTGAAAGGCCGGATGAGTTTAACGATGTATCCCTCGAGTTTCTTGTCAATCACAAACGGTATCTTCAACAGTCTGCCTGA
- a CDS encoding lysophospholipid acyltransferase family protein, whose protein sequence is MRKITAVIKSFLCILSTGLVYTIYAIGLLFIRIFKGRYEPWRNKCLKLWGKLALTSLGVKVEMKGTPPEPPFFLVSNHLSYIDIPVYYYCLKTTFVSKAEIKNWPIVGLMARSLGIIFIDRNRKRDVQRVNTVISNKINDRQGVVLFPEGKTSAGDDIMPFRPSLLQHPAIEGLQVHYAAIRYQTSEKDVPARDSVAWWQDISMFQHLIGLASNRSITAEVTFGEKSIRKEDRKVLAAELHKEVKSVFNPMTPN, encoded by the coding sequence ATGAGGAAAATTACAGCAGTCATCAAATCTTTTTTGTGCATTCTATCCACGGGTTTGGTCTATACGATTTATGCCATTGGTTTGTTATTCATCAGGATTTTTAAAGGGCGATACGAACCCTGGAGAAATAAATGCCTGAAATTATGGGGCAAACTTGCATTAACTTCTCTCGGCGTAAAGGTTGAAATGAAAGGCACACCACCTGAGCCGCCATTTTTTCTTGTCAGTAATCATTTAAGCTATATCGATATTCCGGTTTATTACTATTGTTTGAAAACAACATTTGTATCTAAAGCAGAGATTAAGAATTGGCCGATTGTGGGATTGATGGCACGGTCGCTTGGAATCATTTTTATTGACAGAAATAGAAAACGTGATGTCCAAAGAGTAAACACAGTCATTTCAAACAAAATAAATGACAGACAGGGAGTAGTACTTTTCCCTGAAGGCAAAACCTCCGCCGGTGATGATATAATGCCTTTCAGGCCTTCGCTGTTGCAACATCCGGCTATCGAAGGATTACAGGTTCATTACGCCGCCATTCGATATCAAACAAGCGAGAAAGATGTACCGGCTCGCGACTCTGTAGCTTGGTGGCAGGATATCAGCATGTTTCAGCATTTAATCGGTTTGGCGTCTAACCGGTCTATTACCGCCGAGGTCACCTTCGGAGAAAAAAGCATCAGGAAAGAGGATAGAAAAGTATTGGCAGCGGAACTTCATAAAGAAGTCAAATCTGTATTTAATCCAATGACACCCAATTGA